A window of Pyrus communis chromosome 3, drPyrComm1.1, whole genome shotgun sequence genomic DNA:
CCTCTTGTTTCTTCTCATTtgggttttttgaattttgaacctCCTCTCCCAATTGTTTCTTGTCTTCTGGTTCTGCCGGCTTTTTACCTTCAGCCACAACTGGTTTCTTAACTACAGCAACCCTAACGTTCGAAGACTTGAAAGTATTTCGATTCCCTGTCAACAGCCAATAATATAAATGGTCAAATAATGCCTAACGGAGAGAATCTATAAAGAAACAAATAATTGATTCAGGGATGAGAACAATCCGCGCGCGTCTGACATACCTCCGTTGCTTGAGGTATCAGAAATACTGCTTTTTGTCAACCAATCTGTCGGATTGCTAGGAAGCCCTTGAGTAAGCTTTTGCCGCTGCATGGAAAATATGTGCAAACAAACGTTATAAGCTTACTGTTGTACAAAAAATGCGGATAACTGTTGCAACATAAAACATGCTGATGTTATTTAGGCGAGTTGAGGGCTAAATGCCCACACAACAAGGAATTAATTACTTTCCCTCAGCAGGATGCCTGACCACCAGTGTAAGTTTAGAAACCAGAATCGATTTTCAATTGAGATTCCAACTCTAAGAAATATTTTCCCTTCATACAAATGCAAAATAGCACGAGGTAGGAAAGACAGGAGTGGTTGGATGGAGCATATTACTAAGTTATCTTGATTATGGTATTTGCAAGAATCATCGTGCAATTTCTAGATGAGTATTTAAGAACACCACGACATACACCAATAACAAAAACCGCATGCATGTTATACTCCATTTAAGAACCAATAACAAAAACCGCACACATGTGATACTCCATTCAACAATAAGGATAAAAGACCCGCATAAAGTAGAGCTGGATCTAAAACCAAAAGTCCAGCATACTGTGTATGTAATCTCTAATAAGACAACATGTATATATCAAACAACTAACATGTCATACCTTCAATTTATGGGTTGATGTTTCGCCGTTGCCACTTAAAGGCTCaatcatatcttcttcatcatcCAAATCTTCATCATGAATCCTTTTAATATAATCTTTTGAGTTCTGCATAAATTTGTTcagaaataattaattggattagaAACAAACAGCCcacaagaaagaagaagaaaaatgaaagcaCAAAATTGATCAAGGAGGATTAAGTTGGACATAAAACAAGGTAGCGCATAAATACTAACATGGAATACGATTGATTTTAGGACTGCTTCATCCTCGTCTTCAATCCTTTTTTCCTGTAAAACATCAACTTCAGTACACTCACTAAATAATAACAGAGAGTAAACAAGTTGCAGAGCAAATTCAAGATAGAAATGaatgcacaaaacaagtatcATTTTGTTTGAAAGTACGTGTATATAATAAAACTCTTCAATCCTTTAAATTCACCTACCAAGGTAATGTATGTCATTTCAATATACTAAACACATCAGGTTTTTGGTTTACCCATGGTTCAAGACACGAAGATAACTCAACTACTTGCAACACATTATAATATGTTGGCTCAAGAAGCCTATCAAATTTCTTTGGTTATATAATTATTGTACCCTGAATTACTTGATGTTGTAAACAAATTCATAGAAACTAAATCAGAGCAGCAAGTTTTTGCATACTCAAGGAACCATGCTTCTACGTGTTTTTGCATTACAATATCTAAATAAATCCACAAGCGTATAGCAGACAATATTGACACTGGAAAGAGAGCAATATCATATATACATCCATGTGTATTTATTCGGTATAAAGTTTAAACCGGTCTAGAGATAAAAAGCATATAAATGTGTACCTTTTGGGCAGAAGTTTGTTTCAAAGCCTCCAACATAGCATCCACACTCACAGTTGCATGCCTGGACTGAAAACCGTAAACCTTGTATTAGTATCCCAGGATACCGAATTGCAGCCAACAGAGAGAATTGAATAAATGCATAACATAATATTCATATGCATATCGACAGAAACAGAAATGTCATGCTTTACAAATTTAGTGGCAGCACTGTATGATTATATCACATCGACTGGATTGTCCATCCATCTATCAAggtacaaaggaaaaaaaatttgcgACTTATCACAAGATAAACAACTACTAGACATCTACCTTCATGGACTTCATCTCATCCAAAGCAGCCATGACGTCCATCTCTCTCTTTGAATCCTGTGTTCTGTTCTCCAAGGCTCTCATAGCATCTCCCATTTCTTCAGACTCCCTTTTCTGTTTCTCCTTATCTACTtcctgaaaacaaaaaacatatatacaaaTCAAGCGGTTAAGCAATGTTCATCACAAAATAAGAGAACCTGAAAACATGAAAGAACACGGTAAGTGGAAAGTCATcattttttattctgttttaCCTCATCTTCATTGCGCCAGGGTTCAAAATTACGCGTCGCACCAGCCTCAACAACATAGTCAGAATTCTGTGGGTCTGTCTTCATCGCGAGTTCCGCAGAGCACTTGGTACATTTGAAGTAAAATCTGAATATTTGAATTCCCAAATACGTCTGCAAATGGTAAAACCATCAATAACCCAGTTCATAGGACACAACAAAAACCCTGTCAAACCCAAACCTAAGAAATTAATCAAACACCTAATTCCCACATTCTCAAAGAACAAGAATACCCACAACAATTTAAAACGACAAAATAAACCCtagaaatcaaatgaaaacGAGTTAGGCTACGCAATTAGAAACCCTAGCGATTAAAGAAGAACGACGTACCTCTCCAACGACATCTTCTTTGCGAGAATTGAACTTGGTGCCTTTGTAGATGTAATTGCCGCAGGTGTTGCACCGAATGCTCATCGGAAGCATCATCCGCACCTTTATCTGTTGATTCTTCGGCCTCCTGATCCGGGGCAGCTTCGAAGGGTCGAAGTCCGGCGGATAGTACTTGTTCAGAACCTTACGTTCTCCCATTTTTGATGCTCTTCGAAAACCCTAAAGCTCCTTGATTAAACTCGAATTGGTTCTCTTCTGatcaaaatttcacaaaaattcaGTAGTCGTATATAAACCCTGTAAATATGTGTATGTATTTGTATATCGGCGAAATCCGAAGCAAAGAAGAATTGACGTGAAAATAGGAGGAGAGGAGGGGAGAGGGGAGGGAGTGGAAGATGATATCTGATGAGTGCGCGAGTCAACTGAGCTTGTTAGGGATTTTGGAgagggaagaaggagaagagagacGCGCCACCGTCAGATTTCCCTCCCTTTCTTCTATTTCTCCGGTTAAGTATCACGAGCCCAACACGTGAAATCACTTTTGAGGGCACCACCCAGCCCTTGTTTGGCAGTGTAAATTGTCACGAAGCGGACTATATCTGGGAATGTTAGGCCAACCGAATGGATCATGTTTAGCTCCCGTCTAAATTATAGTTTTAGAAcaaattcttttttaataaacagcatcaaattatatttatataccatCTTCATTTGAAATGAGCTATTTTTTAGTCTCTcaataatttattcttttaagtttgtttttcaattttattagttaattgaattaaaatattatattaaaataagattttcggACATATTTTGAGCGTCACTTGTGACTAAATTAATAAGCTTCTAGATTACTTATTCTTTGGTTGAtgatgtggccatttgaaaaaatattgaaaaaaattaaatttagattattggaagaggtaaagGAGGGGTGTTTGTGAAAATAAcgtgaaaaattatgtaaaaataacTTATGTatttataagaagaaaaattagaatttaaatttaaaaaaaataaaattcgacctaaaaggaaaaagagcccCTCAAAGGAGGTACCCGGCTGGCTAAGAATGGCCAGCCCGATGGCCGAAGTGTTGAAACTTGACTTGGTGGgtccccccctttttttttttttttttttttttttttttttttttttttttttttttttttgacctaACCCTCCATTGAAGTTAGATTTTGAAACATTTCGAGCTGGGTTTCAACCTTAGAGAATCCTCTTCAATTGGCCTAAAGCTGAATTAAGTACCGCCCAACGTTTGATGTTATCTCATAATATAAAAGCTGGACTGTAAAAATAGTGATGGCTCCAAATGACTCCAAATAGTATGGGTTCATTGAAAAATGTCTTTAAAGTAACCAAAAGCAATTCAAATCACCAAAAAAGTTTCTCCAAACAATTAGAAGTGCTTTTGAATTCAGAATGAGTtgctttttaataaaatatttaatgtATTTTAAAGGGAAACTCTTTTACTTTTTAAAGATGTTACGAACAGGGAAGCCCATATGCCTTTGTTTCCCTCAAATTGGGGGACTCAACTTCAATTTTCAACTCAAATATTTCAACTAGTTCATGGAAACTCATGAATAAAAAGATGATACATAATTACTAGAAGCTgtgtaataattaaaaattaaaaaactaatattGCTTGTATAACAACCATCCAGCGGGTAAACTCCTCCGCTTCAAAATTGCTTCAACTCTCAAGGCACATGTTACGCCCAAGTCCGACAACAGCGGGTAAACTCCTCCCTTCGCCCAACTCCGCCCTTCGCCCAACTCCGACAACAGCCTGCAGCAGAACCAAGGTTCGCCTGAAAAAGACACGTCACGAAGACATAATAAAGAGAAAACATAATGATAACAAAATTAAGAGGAGAAACGGAAAAGTGCAGCATACACAAGCATCCTACCGAGCAATAAACTAGTCGTCCTCCATAGGCACATCTGGGATGTCGAACCAATCCTCTTCGAAAGGTTTATTGATCACACCAACCGGAGAAGGTATGTGAAGTCAAGGGGAACACTGGatactttctttgttttaatttattctcgGAATTCAATGCTAATATGCTTTTTGCAAGATCGCATGCCATTAGCAGCTTATTGTCCATAAAAGGTCGCGTTTTCAGATGCAATACGGAAAAAATTTGACTAATgtgaaacaaatgaaaattcaaagcaaaaaagaacaaaggatATCAATTGACATGAGATCGTCCTCTTTCTCACCACGATTGCGGCTGTTATCTAGTTCCCTTCTTATTTCAGGGGTTACCTACAATTGAATCACCGAATACAGATGACATTATTGCCACATAGTTACAGAAATGAAATACTTCAAGACAAAATGCTCCTACCAAATAGTGTTTTTGCGTTTCAAGAAGATTTCTGAGATTATCTTTGTCCTCCTTTTGCAATTCATTTTTGTACCTGCAAGGAATTATGCACACCAAAACTATTAAAACCATATCACGATATTACAAATATGCAATCTGTCTGCATCATTTAGGCAAGGAAGAAACTATTAAAAACTTTCCCCACCTTTGCACAAATGTAAGAAGTGACTGGTGCCATATCACAGGCATTACTCTTGTTTCCTccataaatctcataaaatgtGCAACAAGAGCGTCCAGTACGCGATATGGCAAGGCATACTTTTTATCCAAAAGAAGCTTTATAAAATAACTGCAACAATTCATAAAAACAGCATTGTCAAAACATTGTTGCATACAAGGACCTTCTCCCTTTATAATAACAAGAGTACTTCCAAACTGACCAACCATCAACtatttaaattcattatattGGATAAATATCACAGACGGAAACTGATTGTGCTTTAACAAATATCTTCTTTCTTTCAAACTTTTATCGGGACAAATGCACCAATCTTGTAACTGCATACTCTAAGAGAAGCTATGTCTATTTCTTTCAAACCATTTTGGAAATACTAAATGCTAAATGGCTTACCTCGTTGTGCCACAGTACTTCATTTCTGCAAGCTTCATTAATGCAACACTGAAAACACATCAAAAGCATGTATCAGAGATCTTCCAGATGGATTATTAAGAATATTAATGAACAGTATAACTTCCACCAACggaaacagaaaatgaaagaataactTGCTAAATACAAGACAAGACAAAAGCGAAACGGAAAAGTTATGGAACCATAGATTCCTAGCTTAAGAAATAAGATATAATCAGAAGATCTGTGCGTAATAACTTTAATTGGTTtctcaaattatttttaaacaaaaagcCCAAAAAGATTCACAATTCATGGGATCAATACCAAATCTTGATAAGGCAGCTAACATACCTAGAATGAAGTGGAGGAATGGAGACCTTCTGAATAATGCTCCCAAAAATAACAGCTTCTCTTAGATTACATGTCCCTGACTGCTCAAGAAGAAACAGAAATGGGGCCACAGGGAGAGTGCATTAGGATTAGAAAAACATTCATTCCAAAGCCCAAAAAACCTTTTAGATCCATGCATCCCATTAATATAATGAAATTGAGGTGAATATCACATCTCAAAAACTTAGTTTGGATAAATACGAATGGACTAGCAAAACAGGTTTACAACATAAACCCATAACTTCAGTATATCAGGAGAATGAAATCAATGAATGAGCTTCCAAAGTAAACAAACAACGCTTAAACTTCAAAATACTGCAACTAGGTGGAGAAGGATGACATGTTTACCTCACACAAGGGAAACAGTATTCCTATAAAAAAGGCAGCAGGCTTGTACAAAGACTTCTTCAAAGATTGATATAGTGCAAAATGCAAGCGCTTATGCTTGCGGATGTCTTCTCTCACCCTTGGGAGCAACACAAGCTTGTAGAAACGTTCTACCTTCTCCTTAcccaaattggaagcaaaaatTCTCGTAGCCTGATACATTGCATTTGGTGACCAATTCTCAGGCTCAGTCAAATATAGGACATCCTCCCATCGTGGCACTGAAGGGATGTGTTTGAATGCCTTGGGAATCTTCCCCGCAGTGTACTTATTAAGAAACTTACCAACCCTGCACAAACATCGAAAAATTAAGAAGTCGTCTTCATGGCCTCACATTACTCGAATCACATCTATACTTTCAAATCTTATGTACTAATAAGAGAAAGGATAGCTTACTTACCCCCTATACAAATCAATGACGGAGGTATCCAATTTGGGCAAGGGCCTCGCATCTGCAACCGAACAAATCGAATCAACAAGTGAAAATATACTAAAGAAAAGACCTTCAGTTTAAGCTAATGAGCAACAAAGTCATATTCCGAATCTACCTGAGCCGACATTTGAATCTTTCTCTTTAATTCTTGCAACAATGAGGTCAGCCAATGTACGCTGCGGACCGGCATTCTTTGACAAGAATTGCTCCAATATCTTCTCATCATGTTCATCAATCTCATTTAATAGCTTCTCACCATGTTCATCACTCTCCTGAAACTCAATTTAAACATCTTTCGTTctcaaatcaaattatttccATCCAACCAAAACCTAACAATAATAAAAGTAACAAAACAACAGAATTCAgcattcattttaaatttcctATGTTTTCCTCACAGATTCTCACCATCCAAACAAACTCAAAAATCCAATAAACAAACAATTAGTAATCAAAACTCACTTCATAACCGTCAAAACGGCTCTGCGTTTCGGAGAATCCACCGAAATCATCGATGTCTTCCTCTTCGCCGTCGGCCTCCTCCTTCCGCGGCTCTTCCGATACATCCAGCAACGAATTATTAGGGTTTTGGGCGCGGTTCTCCTCGTCCTCAATCTCCCGCTGCTGAGCCAGAGCCTGCTTGAGGATCTTGGAGCTCATTCCGGAAGATATGAGCTTCTCCTCCTGCTGGTGCTGCTTCGACTTGGTCCGCTTCTTGGAGGCGACGGAGCCATTTTCTTCAGCGAGGAAAGGCTCCGGATTCTGATGCCTCTCCCTCTGCCTCTTCTTCCCCATTGATGCTGCTGCAGCTGCAGGTGAAGCTTTTTCTGCTATTGAAACTGGAACGTTTAAACCCCCGCCACCTTGATTTCTGCAGTCTAAAACCCTAACCATCTCTCCGACAAATTGCggaccaaaaattaaaataaaataattagtgGGCCGGCCGATATAGGGCCTAACTGGAAGGTAACAGAAATACGAATGGCCCATCTAAAAGTCTAACAAGGTGACAAGGGCCCAACTAGAACGCAAACTGAACCAACATGGCAAAAAGATTAATTTGCTAGTTATTTTGACATTTCATTTTGTtctttgtcaaacgatagatttagTTCAAATATTAGATTAACCATTAACGGGATTCGAACTAATGTTATCATGTAAGGGTTCAACTCATTTCGACTAATGCAGTAAAAGACCACTTGCTGACATTTCATTTTGTTCATAACTAtgcaattttccttttttagaGTATTCTAAACTATCTTAATTTATAGAATTgaagatttaaatttttatttttaaggatTTAAACTTAGGTACAAAGAACGGTGTCTAGCACACTAAATTGGCCAATTGGCCTAGCGTTTACGTTTTAAGGCTTAATTGCTTGGATGGTCAAATCCCATGTTGTAGAGAAcgagagaaaataaaataaaggtaaaaactttttttttctttgggtcaAGGAAACTATATTAACTACAATGAAACATACTTATAAATGAAAGACCCAGAAACAGGAAAACATAACCAAGCAAAAAGACGGGCCAAACACCAAACGAACAAGAGCCCAACCAAACAGTTGaggcccaaaaacaaaaaaaacgagAAGTCTGCTGCTCCTGCCTCCTCCAAAACAGTGCATCTCGACCTGTATAAATCCATGCTCACCACCAAACATCGCCTCACTAATTTCATCATCCAACCCCAATCTGCTTCCCGAACACAGCCATAAAGTAAAGATAACTAGAAACTGAAAGAAATCCATTGGTTGTCTATAAAAAGAAGCCCATGGAACACCATGAGCAACAATGCCAAACACGACATACAACATAGAGAATGTGGTTGTGTTGGGAACACTCGAGTTGGTCAAAACACCGAAACTCGAAGCACCATCTCGAAAACAAGTATGGCTAAAGATCGAAACTTAGATGGAGGAGGAATAGGGATGTTAGCAAGGTAAGAATAGGAGGGCAAATCAAGATGAGGAGGAGGGGGAAAAGCAGTAGAGGAGAAAACAGAGGAAAGGGGAAAGTGGCAACCGATTCCAGCTGAAGCTAGAGTTGGCGCAAAAGATCTGGATCAAGATTGAAACCCTCACCAAAAGGGGAAAGAACTCtcacagaaagaaagaaaagtaaaaaaagacgacttgttttgtttaatcataggtaaaaacatttttttatcagTGTTTATGGTCAAAATCTATTTTAGTCAGTGTGTTTTCACTTTAGCCAATTTGGCACTGTATTGTACAAGGTTTGCAATCCTGGTCACTTCCAttaactttttgttaaaaatacaTTAGAATATTGAATTGAAAATACGGATGTATCTATTAAAATGTTACAAATTCATTTAAcaatattaagtagatttaaaaaaagagagaattacCTTAATTGAAAACACAGTgaccaaaacgttttttaacccaaaaataaaataagagagcTGTTATTCTCATCCacatttttatgaaatttttaattacaaatttgtcaaTTTGTAAAATAACTAATAAGGACCTTAGTTACCCCTTTTTgcattactttttaaattttttttttaataaaaatgaaaaaagaaaagtttggaCGTGATAACTCTCACGCTATGTTTAGACGATTTGTCTTccttaaaccctaactcatCCTTCCCATCTTCTATCATTCAGAGAAAGcaaaaagaatgaacttagaagATGATGCTTCTATGAAAGAAGTAGATGATTATGTTTCCGTCGAAGAGGTAAAAGATAATTTTAGGTCATCTTGATTTGTCGACATTGTATAATTGAAGCATTGCTCTGTGACTTTTTATCtctaattataaatatatatatatatatatatatattaagggttattttaggaataataatGGGTgagaaaataacattttatttttttaactttttataatgGGGGTAAATATAACGTGGGTGAGAAAATAAAACAACGGGGTGAGTGTTTAGCAGCTCTCTGAAATAATAGCGTCAATTCATATTCAGAAAGAAGCAACATGCAACTTGACCCAAAAGATACATAAAAGTATACTTTCGTTCTGTTTCAACAGGGTATCAAAACAAGCCAATTCTAAAGTCTAAAATCTGCAAGTATCCACAATATTTCAACGCGTGATGGCTGTATATATGCTTTTGATAACATCCCCAGAAGCTGTTCTGAATTCTCCACTCTGCAAATTAATTTACTGGCACCTAAACTGCCTGGTCTGCCAAACCTGGTAAagtaaatttcataaataaCCAGGCCATTTTTAAGTTCCTTTTTGAATTCACATCACAAAACAAAAGTATGGTCATGTTTTATACTCTCTTCCAACATTCTGTATTCAGAATGCGGTGTGCATACTTTACATCAAATGCGTGGAGTGACGGAAAGTGGGGGAACCAATTGCGTTCGTCCAGTATGTCCTAGGAAATTAATCTGTGAAACTTGGGTTGCACAAAAGAAACTATAAATGGTATCATGATATTACCTCATCGACTAGACAACTTCCACCCGGAACCAGAAATCAATCTGAGTTTTTAGAGATAACCTGCAATTTCAGAACCCCTTAATCAGATTCATGGCCATTAAACAGTTCAGTAAAAGgatgctaagaatatagaatACAAAATCCATCTTTTTTCTTAAAAGGTTATTGCCTAGAACGTAATGAGACCTAAAGTAAAACAATTGAAAACTAAGACTGATATGCATGCATATCGTAAACTTACCTCTAGTATTAATGCTTTGGCATGCTCTTCCCACTCAGTAGCCCACCTCCCAGATGAAGCCATTTCCAATGCACCATTCCTGAGAACCTTCAACGAATCACATGCATCTGGAAAACCCTTAAAGAGCATCTGTGCAGGTTCATCAGAGACAAACATTATCATAAAGAAACTGCACTAAACAGTAATGAAAAATTTTGAACCATTAATTGAAGCAATTACGTTAAAATTGCACAAGGAGACACCAAACTTATGAGATTTGGTATTCTCTTTTACCACCACTGATACAGAAAAACTGTACTGGAGGCCAAAGAATAGAACATTTTCTGAACTACAAGTTACATGAATTGCAGATGAGGTTTTTTCAGGCATGACCAATTGATCCAAAAAATAAGAACATTCATATATCTAAGAGTGGAAATCTATGTAAATATTAACTGTTACAATCATTTTTAAGCAGCagtcaaaagactcaaaacatccagaaagagaaacaagaaGCTGGCCAGCTTACCAAAAGTTCATCAGCTAGCTCTGAAGATGATGAAAAGAGAAGGCCATTTTTCTCAACTTGCACTAGTTCCTTGATGCTTTGAACCAAAATTATCATGACCAAGGACATCAGATTTTAATGTACAGCATCCCCAAATGTCATAAAGCGTGTGATATAAGTAAGGTTCCTATCGCATAACGaaagtaaataataaaaacaagagTTTACCATGAGTAGGAAACAGCACAAACTGGCAGTCCACAACCAAACATGTCCACGACCTACTGCCAAAAAATGTACAATAAGGTAAAGTGGAAAGCAGTTCTAGAAAGTTTATTCTGCTGCAAATCTTATCTAGTGCAGCATTCAGTATATCCCTTACCTTCATGGGAAGATCCAACCCTGATGAGGATGTGTGCAAGCATACACCAAGATCTGCTGATCCTGCAAATGTAAATGTATAACACTGAATACTTTCCAAAGAGAACATAATGTACAACGAACAATGGGGACAAAGCACAAACAATTGGAAATAAATGAACTACCAAGAAGCAATGGATAGTCCTCAGCAGACAACCACATAGTACGAAATGCCACGCGTTTGAGGTGTAATCGGCtaattttttcttcatatttttgtttttcaggcCCTTTACCTACATGTATTAAATCAATGCGCAAGTGCATGTAAGAGAACCTGCTCTGTTTTCCAATAGATACACAAAGCTAAAAGGAACTTGACACCCTCAAACAAAAAGGCAGTTATACTCACCAGTAATGACAAATAACAGCCTAGGGTACAAGTATTGCTTCCCACTATGGATTTCCTTCCAAAGAACCTCTTCTTTCCTAGAATCATCTTCATTTAAAATTGCAGCAACACGCCTATCATACATGATAGCTGCTTCCAAGAGAATTTCAAAATCTTCATCAGGAGTCCTGTAAAGCACCATTCAAATCCAAAGTATTCTATCGTAAGACAATAATAAAGAAgacaaataaaaattgaaaatcaaatgtTTGTAAACATGGGGTTTGTCTTTCATGTTACACTAAAAGTATTCCACTGAATATTAGCCCACCAGCTTGTACTGCTAACTATGAGTGCCGGCCTGTTTGGCTTTGAAGTAACGTCAGTACCAACGAAAGTGGTAAACAGAGTCTCATTTATGTCTGTATTCTCTTCCCCTGTTTCTGTTAAACATATGTTTAGATATTGAAAGAAATTACTAAGTGATGAAGGGCAGTTGAGATGCAAATTATAGATTTACAGAAACAGATTATATATTACCAGTGCTGGTGCAATCTTGAACACCAAGAGGCTGCCTTAGATTTTTATCTAATCTGCAGAACAACTGTGATAATTCACACGTTATACGAAATtatccaaaacaaaagaactgTCCAAACAAGTTCAGTGTTAGCATTCAAACACCTTATGTTTTTCTTCGAGTGAAGCTGGTTGGAAAAACTCAGGAGGCTGATCATATAGAACTGTGGCTCTATTATATTGCAAGATAAGAGAAGGCAAGTAAATATATAATacatgata
This region includes:
- the LOC137728758 gene encoding uncharacterized protein, producing the protein MGERKVLNKYYPPDFDPSKLPRIRRPKNQQIKVRMMLPMSIRCNTCGNYIYKGTKFNSRKEDVVGETYLGIQIFRFYFKCTKCSAELAMKTDPQNSDYVVEAGATRNFEPWRNEDEEVDKEKQKRESEEMGDAMRALENRTQDSKREMDVMAALDEMKSMKSRHATVSVDAMLEALKQTSAQKEKRIEDEDEAVLKSIVFHNSKDYIKRIHDEDLDDEEDMIEPLSGNGETSTHKLKRQKLTQGLPSNPTDWLTKSSISDTSSNGGNRNTFKSSNVRVAVVKKPVVAEGKKPAEPEDKKQLGEEVQNSKNPNEKKQEGENKTSATTNVLQSLCQNYDSDDSDE
- the LOC137729336 gene encoding bystin-like isoform X1, whose protein sequence is MVRVLDCRNQGGGGLNVPVSIAEKASPAAAAASMGKKRQRERHQNPEPFLAEENGSVASKKRTKSKQHQQEEKLISSGMSSKILKQALAQQREIEDEENRAQNPNNSLLDVSEEPRKEEADGEEEDIDDFGGFSETQSRFDGYEFQESDEHGEKLLNEIDEHDEKILEQFLSKNAGPQRTLADLIVARIKEKDSNVGSDARPLPKLDTSVIDLYRGVGKFLNKYTAGKIPKAFKHIPSVPRWEDVLYLTEPENWSPNAMYQATRIFASNLGKEKVERFYKLVLLPRVREDIRKHKRLHFALYQSLKKSLYKPAAFFIGILFPLCESGTCNLREAVIFGSIIQKVSIPPLHSSVALMKLAEMKYCGTTSYFIKLLLDKKYALPYRVLDALVAHFMRFMEETRVMPVIWHQSLLTFVQRYKNELQKEDKDNLRNLLETQKHYLVTPEIRRELDNSRNRGEKEDDLMSIASPVGVINKPFEEDWFDIPDVPMEDD
- the LOC137729336 gene encoding bystin-like isoform X2, with product MVRVLDCRNQGGGGLNVPVSIAEKASPAAAAASMGKKRQRERHQNPEPFLAEENGSVASKKRTKSKQHQQEEKLISSGMSSKILKQALAQQREIEDEENRAQNPNNSLLDVSEEPRKEEADGEEEDIDDFGGFSETQSRFDGYEESDEHGEKLLNEIDEHDEKILEQFLSKNAGPQRTLADLIVARIKEKDSNVGSDARPLPKLDTSVIDLYRGVGKFLNKYTAGKIPKAFKHIPSVPRWEDVLYLTEPENWSPNAMYQATRIFASNLGKEKVERFYKLVLLPRVREDIRKHKRLHFALYQSLKKSLYKPAAFFIGILFPLCESGTCNLREAVIFGSIIQKVSIPPLHSSVALMKLAEMKYCGTTSYFIKLLLDKKYALPYRVLDALVAHFMRFMEETRVMPVIWHQSLLTFVQRYKNELQKEDKDNLRNLLETQKHYLVTPEIRRELDNSRNRGEKEDDLMSIASPVGVINKPFEEDWFDIPDVPMEDD
- the LOC137729914 gene encoding UDP-glycosyltransferase TURAN-like — protein: MAGKGRKRGRACVVVLGDIGRSPRMQYHALSLARQSSLEVDIVAYGGSEPHSAVLEHQSIHIHKMQQWPTFSRGLPSILKPFVLLIKAVTQFLMLLWFLCVKIPAPDVFLVQNPPSVPTLVAVKWASWFRKSAFIVDWHNFGYTLLALSLGRSSQFVAIYRWFERHFGKMADGSLCVTRAMQHELAQNWGIKATVLYDQPPEFFQPASLEEKHKLFCRLDKNLRQPLGVQDCTSTETGEENTDINETLFTTFVGTDVTSKPNRPALIVSSTSWTPDEDFEILLEAAIMYDRRVAAILNEDDSRKEEVLWKEIHSGKQYLYPRLLFVITGKGPEKQKYEEKISRLHLKRVAFRTMWLSAEDYPLLLGSADLGVCLHTSSSGLDLPMKVVDMFGCGLPVCAVSYSCIKELVQVEKNGLLFSSSSELADELLMLFKGFPDACDSLKVLRNGALEMASSGRWATEWEEHAKALILEVISKNSD